From the genome of Halomonas sp. MCCC 1A13316, one region includes:
- a CDS encoding Bug family tripartite tricarboxylate transporter substrate binding protein, whose amino-acid sequence MTFTYKTLAMSATAVAAMGLAGLAQAEYPEEDITYIIPFDPGGESDVTARFQEPILEEELGVSVNVTHRPGGGGAVAWSEFQNNAEPDGYEIIGVNIPHIIGQPIQRNDAGYETDDWRIVTFFHSTPNALIVPDDSPYDTLEDLVEDAKENPEAITLGGSGTYSANHLDMLRFEEEAGIDLTYIPFSGTGPLKGALEGGHVAGIFNYTMLGTEMADSVKVLAVAAEERVKALPDAPTFKEQGYDIVGGAYRGVAVPKGTPDEVVATLEEAFAEANRQITEKQEPLGFVMEYITGDEVDEVMAMLREAYGPILEEAE is encoded by the coding sequence ATGACCTTCACCTACAAGACGCTGGCAATGTCCGCGACGGCGGTCGCCGCCATGGGCCTTGCCGGGCTGGCCCAGGCCGAGTACCCGGAAGAAGACATCACCTACATCATTCCCTTCGATCCAGGCGGTGAATCCGATGTGACGGCGCGTTTCCAGGAGCCGATCCTGGAAGAGGAGCTTGGCGTGTCGGTCAACGTCACTCACCGGCCGGGTGGCGGGGGTGCCGTGGCCTGGAGCGAGTTCCAGAACAACGCCGAGCCTGATGGTTACGAGATCATCGGGGTCAATATTCCTCATATCATCGGCCAGCCGATCCAGCGCAATGACGCCGGTTACGAGACCGACGACTGGCGGATCGTGACCTTCTTCCACTCCACGCCCAATGCGCTGATCGTGCCCGACGACAGCCCATACGACACGCTGGAGGATCTCGTCGAGGACGCCAAGGAAAATCCCGAGGCGATCACCCTGGGCGGCAGCGGTACTTACAGCGCCAACCACCTGGACATGCTGCGCTTCGAGGAGGAAGCCGGTATCGACCTGACCTACATTCCCTTCTCCGGCACCGGGCCACTGAAAGGGGCGTTGGAAGGTGGCCATGTCGCGGGTATCTTCAATTACACCATGCTCGGTACCGAGATGGCCGATAGCGTCAAAGTACTGGCCGTGGCCGCCGAAGAGCGTGTCAAGGCACTGCCCGATGCACCGACCTTCAAGGAACAGGGCTACGACATCGTGGGCGGGGCCTATCGCGGCGTCGCGGTGCCCAAGGGGACGCCTGATGAAGTAGTGGCAACCCTGGAAGAGGCCTTCGCCGAGGCCAATCGCCAGATCACCGAAAAGCAGGAGCCGCTGGGCTTCGTGATGGAATACATCACAGGTGACGAAGTCGACGAGGTCATGGCCATGCTGCGCGAAGCCTAC